Proteins from a single region of Streptomyces sp. TN58:
- a CDS encoding N-acetylmuramoyl-L-alanine amidase: protein MTHRKPKPRPLSRRTAMVCISSGLVATAFGVVDRGEDPSPVRLAEPQDEGRAEPPAAAPPEPGRQAWMPDATRKPLSVNFTPGGLREMRGLVLHVQEGENSLHSHFSDPSVQSSAHFWVSQSGEIEQYVSAHDRAWAQGTGNPSWLSVETSGFANRPLTAQQVDSVARIYAWGMAQHGWPLEPATTPLGRGLGVHRMGGRAWGGHSCPGPLRSAQTGEILTAARTRYPR, encoded by the coding sequence GTGACCCACCGCAAACCGAAGCCCCGGCCCCTGTCCCGCCGTACCGCGATGGTCTGCATCAGCAGCGGACTCGTCGCCACCGCCTTCGGCGTAGTGGACCGGGGCGAGGACCCCTCGCCCGTCCGCCTCGCCGAACCGCAGGACGAGGGCAGGGCGGAGCCACCCGCAGCGGCGCCTCCCGAGCCCGGGCGACAGGCGTGGATGCCGGACGCCACCCGCAAGCCCCTTTCGGTGAACTTCACCCCCGGCGGGCTCCGTGAGATGCGCGGCCTGGTCCTGCACGTGCAGGAGGGCGAGAACTCCCTCCACTCCCACTTCAGCGACCCCTCCGTGCAGTCCTCCGCGCACTTCTGGGTCTCGCAGTCCGGCGAGATCGAGCAGTACGTCTCCGCGCACGACCGGGCCTGGGCGCAGGGCACCGGCAACCCGTCGTGGCTCTCGGTGGAGACCTCCGGTTTCGCGAACCGGCCGCTCACCGCACAGCAGGTGGACTCCGTCGCCCGGATCTACGCCTGGGGCATGGCCCAGCACGGCTGGCCGCTGGAGCCCGCCACGACTCCCCTCGGCCGTGGGCTGGGCGTCCACCGCATGGGCGGCCGGGCCTGGGGCGGCCACTCCTGCCCGGGCCCCCTCCGCTCCGCCCAGACGGGCGAGATCCTCACAGCGGCCCGCACGAGGTACCCCCGGTAG
- a CDS encoding glycoside hydrolase family 16 protein, producing the protein MSQPRRTPRRRVWTALTLPAVLCVLAACSGGPGEDAAAPAPSVSPSPSGPPGTLFDSFHYSGPDDPALAAHGWEVRTGGGGPGIKDSWSADGAGFPSDATAQGGRVLRLQSSTDGTMQGTRQVEVQGTGKNLFTGTYAARVHFSDRPTSGRNGDHVVQTFFPISPSDDSAEYSELDFEYLPNGGWGTAGPRLDNVSWYKADPPDRVNHTLKQRLEGWHTLMITAMDGKVSYSLDGKEVFSSSGKYVPREKMDVHFSNWFIDTPAAGGPRTWEMKVNWVYYKADEAVSPADVQKTVDGFYSAGTDYVNTVPKA; encoded by the coding sequence GTGAGCCAGCCCCGCCGCACCCCTCGTCGCCGCGTGTGGACCGCGCTCACGCTGCCCGCCGTCCTGTGCGTGCTCGCCGCGTGTTCCGGCGGGCCCGGCGAGGACGCCGCCGCGCCTGCCCCCAGCGTCTCGCCGAGCCCGTCCGGTCCGCCGGGAACCCTGTTCGACAGCTTCCACTACAGCGGCCCGGACGACCCCGCGCTCGCGGCCCACGGCTGGGAGGTGCGTACCGGCGGGGGCGGCCCGGGGATCAAGGACAGCTGGTCCGCCGACGGCGCCGGCTTCCCCTCCGACGCGACCGCACAGGGCGGCCGGGTGCTGCGGCTGCAGTCCTCCACCGACGGCACCATGCAGGGCACCAGGCAGGTCGAGGTGCAGGGCACCGGCAAGAACCTCTTCACGGGAACCTATGCCGCTCGGGTCCACTTCAGCGACAGGCCCACGAGCGGCCGCAACGGCGACCACGTCGTCCAGACCTTCTTCCCGATATCCCCCTCGGACGACTCGGCCGAATACAGCGAGCTCGACTTCGAGTACCTGCCGAACGGCGGCTGGGGGACGGCGGGTCCGCGACTCGACAACGTCAGCTGGTACAAGGCCGATCCGCCGGACCGGGTCAACCACACGCTCAAGCAGCGCCTTGAGGGGTGGCACACCCTGATGATCACCGCCATGGACGGAAAGGTGAGCTACTCCCTTGACGGCAAGGAGGTGTTCAGCAGCTCCGGCAAGTACGTCCCGCGCGAGAAGATGGACGTCCACTTCAGCAACTGGTTCATCGACACTCCCGCCGCCGGCGGTCCCCGCACCTGGGAGATGAAGGTCAACTGGGTCTACTACAAGGCGGACGAGGCCGTCTCCCCGGCGGATGTCCAGAAGACGGTGGACGGCTTCTACAGCGCGGGAACCGACTACGTCAACACCGTGCCGAAGGCCTGA
- a CDS encoding acyltransferase family protein, with translation MRAEPSRAPEWGPEPEPQTQAPHGQEPAPAARKAGRDRYFDLLRALALGRVVLYHNFGWFWLPLVFPSMGVMFALAGSLMARSLSRPALGVIRGRLRRLLPPVWLFGAILVALQILDGWGPQSDGHPTWWWSKLAFWILPLSTPPYGEGLAGFQHVEATWALQITVPLWYLRAYLWYVLLTPLLLRALRRLPVVTLSAPLAMVIVMNTVFADQEFVYSRVWENANDFATFGACWILGMAHQEGLLRKIPQYVLPSVAPLIMVAGFWYLQTRPVDPTVATDIEAWPIAQALWSFGFVAILLHVSPSWERWPRPLERWNGLVGLLNARAVSFYLWHQVALVAAVPLIDPLWSVPFFYDNLRWLLASQWFTLLVAIPLLALLVLAFGWVEDVAAKRPPRLFPYPRRPRGRRRATA, from the coding sequence CTGCGAGCCGAACCGTCGCGGGCGCCCGAGTGGGGCCCGGAGCCGGAGCCGCAGACGCAGGCGCCGCACGGGCAGGAACCGGCACCTGCCGCACGCAAGGCCGGCCGGGACCGCTACTTCGACCTGCTGCGCGCGCTGGCGCTGGGCCGCGTGGTGCTTTACCACAACTTCGGCTGGTTCTGGCTGCCGCTCGTCTTCCCGTCGATGGGCGTGATGTTCGCCCTGGCCGGGTCTCTGATGGCCCGCTCGCTCAGCCGTCCCGCCCTCGGTGTGATCCGCGGCCGACTGCGCCGGCTGCTGCCGCCGGTGTGGCTGTTCGGCGCCATCCTGGTCGCCCTCCAGATACTCGACGGCTGGGGCCCGCAGTCCGACGGCCACCCCACGTGGTGGTGGTCCAAGCTGGCCTTCTGGATCCTGCCGCTGAGCACCCCGCCGTACGGGGAGGGGCTGGCCGGCTTCCAGCACGTCGAGGCGACCTGGGCCCTGCAGATCACCGTCCCGCTCTGGTACCTCCGCGCGTACCTCTGGTACGTCCTGCTCACGCCGCTGCTGCTGCGGGCACTGCGACGCCTTCCGGTGGTGACGCTGTCGGCCCCGCTCGCGATGGTGATCGTCATGAACACGGTCTTCGCGGACCAGGAGTTCGTCTACAGCAGGGTCTGGGAGAACGCCAACGACTTCGCCACCTTCGGCGCCTGCTGGATCCTCGGCATGGCCCACCAGGAGGGGCTGCTCAGGAAGATCCCGCAGTACGTGCTGCCGTCCGTCGCGCCGCTGATCATGGTGGCGGGCTTCTGGTACCTGCAGACCCGCCCGGTCGACCCGACCGTGGCGACCGACATCGAGGCCTGGCCGATCGCCCAGGCCCTGTGGTCCTTCGGCTTCGTCGCCATCCTGCTCCACGTCAGCCCGTCCTGGGAGCGGTGGCCCAGGCCGCTGGAGCGCTGGAACGGCCTGGTCGGCCTGCTCAACGCACGAGCCGTCAGCTTCTACCTCTGGCACCAGGTCGCGCTGGTGGCGGCCGTGCCGCTGATCGACCCGCTCTGGAGCGTCCCCTTCTTCTACGACAACCTCAGGTGGCTGCTGGCCAGCCAGTGGTTCACCCTCCTGGTGGCGATCCCGCTGCTCGCGCTGCTGGTCCTGGCCTTCGGCTGGGTCGAGGACGTGGCGGCCAAACGCCCGCCCCGCCTCTTCCCCTACCCCCGCCGCCCCCGCGGCAGACGCCGCGCCACCGCCTGA
- a CDS encoding bifunctional polysaccharide deacetylase/glycosyltransferase family 2 protein — MSRHQRRRQSPLRPRRLAAPPLRFFMPLSLLACLLALLVLRGLATNEAFHDSRIAISVDKGTVPANLLKGGPIIDARGARNEHPVSYHVPDRTAVLSFDDGPSPEWTPKILKVLASRNVRADFFVTGAMTTRHPELIRQIVAGGHELGVHTFTHPDLVYQSHARTSWELAQTQLALAGVAGVHSALFRPPYSSDATAMDDWNYPVIKYVGARGYLTAFIDRDTDDWRRPGVDRIVKAAMPAKPGAGALILLHDAGGDRTQTVAALEQIIDRLQAQGYRFTTISDALGASSATVPVHGFQLWAGKGFIWATQAAVLTLPVLVGLLALVGFLNFGRFALMLVLAPIHARRSKRRDAWGAPVTEPVTVLVPAYNERECIANTLHSLAASDHPIEVIVIDDGSTDGTADIVEELALPYVRLIRQANGGKSSALNTGIAAASYDIVVMMDGDTVFEPSTVRELVQPFGDPAIGAVAGNAKVGNRESLIGAWQHIEYVLGHNLDRRMYDMLGVIPTIPGAVGAFRKEALRRVGGMSDDTLAEDTDITIAVLCDGWRIVYAEHARAWTEAPASLQQLWSQRYRWSYGSMQAMWKHRGAVTSRGPAGRFGRLGLPLVVLFGVVAPLLAPLVDLFLLYGVLFGDAPITLTSWGGFILLQAGLSWYAFRLDGEKPWHLISLPIQQLVYRQLMYIVLLQSAITAMTGGRLRWQKLRRTGEVAAPVEARR; from the coding sequence TTGTCCCGCCACCAGCGCCGCCGGCAGTCCCCGCTGAGGCCGCGCCGACTGGCCGCGCCGCCCCTGCGCTTCTTCATGCCGCTGTCCCTGCTCGCCTGTCTGCTCGCCCTGCTCGTCCTGCGCGGCCTCGCCACCAACGAGGCGTTCCACGACTCCCGGATCGCGATCTCGGTCGACAAGGGAACCGTGCCGGCCAACCTGCTCAAGGGCGGTCCGATCATCGACGCACGGGGTGCCAGGAACGAGCACCCGGTGAGCTATCACGTCCCCGACCGCACCGCGGTCCTGAGCTTCGACGACGGCCCCTCGCCGGAGTGGACTCCGAAGATCCTCAAGGTGCTCGCGTCCCGGAACGTCCGGGCGGACTTCTTCGTCACCGGCGCCATGACCACCCGCCACCCGGAGCTGATCCGGCAGATCGTCGCGGGCGGCCACGAACTCGGCGTGCACACCTTCACCCACCCCGACCTGGTGTACCAGTCCCACGCCCGCACCAGCTGGGAGCTGGCGCAGACGCAGCTGGCGCTGGCCGGGGTGGCCGGCGTCCACAGCGCGCTGTTCCGCCCGCCGTACTCCTCCGACGCCACCGCGATGGACGACTGGAACTACCCGGTCATCAAGTACGTGGGGGCGCGCGGCTACCTCACCGCGTTCATCGACCGCGACACCGACGACTGGCGGCGCCCCGGCGTGGACCGGATCGTCAAGGCGGCGATGCCGGCCAAACCCGGTGCGGGCGCGCTCATCCTGCTGCACGACGCGGGCGGCGACCGTACCCAGACCGTCGCCGCGCTCGAACAGATCATCGACCGGCTGCAGGCGCAGGGCTACCGCTTCACCACCATCTCCGACGCGCTCGGCGCCTCCAGCGCGACCGTGCCGGTGCACGGGTTCCAGCTGTGGGCGGGCAAGGGGTTCATCTGGGCCACCCAGGCCGCCGTGCTCACCCTGCCGGTGCTGGTCGGGCTGCTGGCTCTCGTCGGCTTCCTCAACTTCGGGCGGTTCGCGCTGATGCTCGTCCTCGCGCCGATCCACGCCCGCCGCTCCAAACGGCGGGACGCCTGGGGCGCGCCCGTCACCGAGCCGGTCACCGTCCTCGTACCGGCCTACAACGAACGCGAGTGCATAGCCAACACCCTCCACTCACTCGCCGCCAGTGACCATCCCATCGAGGTCATCGTCATCGACGACGGCTCCACGGACGGCACCGCGGACATCGTGGAGGAGCTGGCCCTCCCGTACGTCCGGCTGATCCGCCAGGCCAACGGCGGCAAGTCCAGCGCGCTCAACACCGGCATCGCGGCCGCCTCGTACGACATCGTCGTGATGATGGACGGGGACACCGTCTTCGAGCCGTCCACCGTCCGCGAACTGGTCCAGCCGTTCGGCGATCCGGCGATCGGCGCGGTCGCCGGCAACGCCAAGGTCGGCAACCGCGAGAGCCTGATCGGGGCCTGGCAGCACATCGAGTACGTCCTCGGCCACAACCTGGACCGCCGGATGTACGACATGCTGGGCGTCATCCCGACCATCCCCGGCGCCGTCGGCGCCTTCCGCAAGGAAGCCCTGCGGCGGGTCGGCGGAATGAGCGACGACACCCTCGCCGAGGACACCGACATCACCATCGCGGTGCTCTGCGACGGCTGGCGGATCGTCTACGCCGAACACGCGCGCGCCTGGACCGAGGCACCCGCCAGCCTCCAGCAGCTCTGGTCCCAGCGGTACCGCTGGAGCTACGGCAGCATGCAGGCGATGTGGAAGCACCGCGGCGCCGTGACCTCCCGCGGCCCGGCCGGGCGCTTCGGCCGCCTCGGACTGCCGCTCGTCGTGCTCTTCGGCGTGGTCGCCCCGCTGCTGGCGCCGCTGGTCGACCTGTTCCTGCTGTACGGCGTGCTGTTCGGGGACGCCCCGATCACCCTCACCAGCTGGGGCGGCTTCATCCTGCTCCAGGCCGGGCTGTCCTGGTACGCCTTCCGGCTCGACGGGGAGAAGCCCTGGCACCTGATCAGCCTGCCGATCCAGCAGCTGGTCTACCGGCAGCTGATGTACATCGTCCTGCTGCAGTCCGCGATCACGGCGATGACCGGTGGCCGGCTGCGCTGGCAGAAACTGAGGCGCACCGGCGAGGTCGCCGCGCCGGTGGAGGCCCGACGGTGA
- a CDS encoding DM13 domain-containing protein: MVDVKRRGRVWAGALVAAAVVLGVGSYWFQPWKLWQDETVREALPTAAAPQRPTGSPDPAGSANASGTSGSSGAAAGASGPQVLAQGSLISHEHATTGTAKLIRLPDGSHTLRLEGLDTSNGPDLRVWLTDAPVKEGVAGWRVFDDGKYVSLGKLKGNKGDQNYEIPADVKPADYTSVTIWCDRFDVSFGAAALTAA; the protein is encoded by the coding sequence GTGGTGGATGTGAAGCGGCGCGGCCGGGTGTGGGCCGGAGCGCTGGTCGCGGCTGCGGTGGTACTGGGCGTCGGCTCGTACTGGTTCCAGCCGTGGAAGCTGTGGCAGGACGAGACCGTCCGCGAGGCACTGCCGACGGCGGCCGCGCCCCAGCGCCCCACGGGATCCCCGGACCCCGCGGGCTCGGCGAACGCTTCGGGCACGTCGGGCTCCTCTGGCGCCGCCGCCGGCGCGTCGGGCCCGCAGGTCCTCGCGCAGGGCAGCCTGATCAGCCACGAGCACGCCACCACCGGCACGGCGAAGCTGATCCGCCTGCCCGACGGGTCCCACACCCTCCGGCTGGAAGGACTCGACACCAGCAACGGCCCGGACCTGCGTGTCTGGCTGACCGATGCGCCGGTGAAGGAGGGCGTCGCCGGCTGGCGCGTCTTCGACGACGGGAAGTACGTGAGCCTGGGCAAGCTCAAGGGCAACAAGGGCGACCAGAACTACGAGATCCCGGCCGACGTGAAGCCGGCCGACTACACCAGCGTCACCATCTGGTGCGACCGCTTCGACGTCTCCTTCGGCGCGGCGGCCCTGACCGCGGCCTGA
- a CDS encoding NHLP bacteriocin export ABC transporter permease/ATPase subunit, whose protein sequence is MTYPHSADGSPATAAADPVVAALGALGTPVDCTGVRSLSLEGPLVLWLVVEGGLDLFAVDAAQAGHWHFLGRLEPGALLLGPAEGPAHTLAGRPVPGCRLRRIELRELYRTDYPQNGDYSAGDYGAGEYGGAEYGAGEYGAAPAGRPSPLEDAFARGIGRGLRVLYEAPLEDAARAGHGGADDDILWMRIAPGSVRYGALYEAEAVGTLLVDAAMWQGMVDQQYRLLYALDGWIEQLERAHEDRTAAGIAAGREARTDADRTLLASIARSRREPYRGASVDAAFAACRVVADAAGITLTPPAGAGAAAEQLDPVERIALASRIRIRPVRLGGRWWRENSGPLVGRRAKDGTPVALLWRRGRYEAVDPAGGRRERIGKAGAAAFEPRAVMLYRPLPDGPVGLPALLRFGVRGTLPELRRLLLGGLVSVVLAALVPIATGQVLGRYVPQAENGLIVQTGLALVAAGVVAAVFMLLQNTSLLRMEGRIEATLQPAVWDRLLRLPATFFAGRSTGELAGAAMGVSAVRRVLSGIGPVCVQACTVGVVSLVLLFVHSVPLAMAALAVPAVFAGVFLFLGLWQLRYERRLNRLGHRLANQAFQTLRGLPKLRVAAAESFAYAAWAREFARTRDLHQRIGRIQNISTVLGAVQLPLCTMAVFVLLAGPARGSLSAGEFLTFSTALTMLLSSVTQLTGALVSAASVLPMFEQIAPVLRETPEVARSSTAPGELTGVLEARNLSYRYADDGPLVLDDVSLRIAPGEFVAIVGASGCGKSTLLRLLIGFDEPASGSVLYDGQDLAALDRAAVRRQCGVVLQNAQPLSGSLLDCIRGAGSFTLEEVWEAAALAGLAEDVKAMPMGMHTVLSDGGGTVSGGQRQRLMIAQALIRKPRVLFLDEATSALDNEAQRVVIESTRALRTTRVVIAHRLSTIMDADRVIAMADGRIVQQGPPADLLADPDGLFHSLVRRQLH, encoded by the coding sequence GTGACGTACCCGCACTCCGCCGACGGCTCCCCCGCCACCGCCGCGGCCGACCCGGTCGTCGCCGCCCTGGGCGCCCTGGGGACACCCGTCGACTGCACGGGTGTGCGCAGCCTGTCCCTGGAGGGTCCGCTCGTGCTGTGGCTGGTCGTCGAGGGCGGGTTGGACCTGTTCGCCGTGGACGCCGCGCAGGCCGGGCACTGGCACTTCCTGGGCCGGCTGGAGCCGGGCGCGCTGCTGCTCGGGCCTGCCGAAGGCCCCGCGCACACCCTCGCCGGGCGGCCCGTCCCGGGATGCCGGCTGCGCCGCATCGAGCTGCGCGAGCTGTACCGCACCGACTATCCGCAGAACGGGGACTACAGCGCCGGGGACTACGGTGCCGGGGAGTACGGCGGGGCAGAGTACGGTGCCGGGGAGTACGGCGCCGCCCCCGCCGGTCGGCCCAGCCCGCTGGAGGACGCCTTCGCACGCGGCATCGGCCGCGGTCTGCGCGTGCTCTACGAGGCACCGCTGGAGGATGCCGCCCGCGCCGGCCACGGCGGCGCCGACGACGACATCCTGTGGATGCGGATCGCCCCCGGCAGCGTCCGGTACGGCGCCCTGTACGAGGCGGAGGCGGTCGGCACCCTCCTTGTCGACGCGGCGATGTGGCAGGGCATGGTCGACCAGCAGTACCGGCTGCTGTACGCCCTGGACGGCTGGATCGAACAGCTGGAGCGCGCGCACGAGGACCGTACGGCCGCCGGGATCGCGGCGGGCCGCGAGGCCCGCACCGATGCGGACCGGACCCTGCTCGCGTCCATCGCCCGTTCCCGCAGGGAGCCTTACCGGGGCGCGAGCGTCGACGCGGCCTTCGCCGCGTGCCGCGTCGTCGCCGACGCGGCCGGCATCACCCTCACCCCGCCGGCCGGGGCCGGCGCCGCGGCGGAGCAGCTGGACCCCGTCGAACGCATCGCGCTCGCCTCGCGGATCCGCATCCGCCCGGTCCGGCTCGGCGGGCGCTGGTGGCGGGAGAACAGCGGGCCGCTGGTGGGGCGGCGTGCGAAGGACGGCACGCCCGTCGCGCTGCTGTGGCGGCGCGGCCGCTACGAGGCGGTCGACCCCGCCGGCGGCCGGCGCGAGCGGATCGGGAAGGCCGGCGCGGCCGCCTTCGAACCGCGCGCCGTCATGCTGTACCGCCCCCTGCCCGACGGGCCGGTGGGCCTGCCCGCCCTGCTCCGCTTCGGCGTTCGGGGCACCCTCCCCGAGCTGCGCCGGCTGCTGCTGGGCGGACTGGTCTCGGTGGTCCTGGCCGCGCTGGTGCCGATCGCCACGGGACAGGTCCTCGGGCGGTACGTCCCGCAGGCCGAGAACGGCCTCATCGTGCAGACCGGGCTGGCGCTGGTCGCGGCCGGCGTCGTCGCGGCGGTCTTCATGCTGCTGCAGAACACCTCCCTCCTGCGCATGGAGGGCCGTATCGAGGCGACCTTGCAGCCGGCGGTGTGGGACCGGCTGCTGCGGCTGCCGGCCACCTTCTTCGCGGGCCGCTCCACCGGCGAACTGGCCGGTGCTGCGATGGGTGTCAGCGCCGTCCGGCGCGTCCTGTCCGGCATCGGCCCGGTGTGCGTACAGGCGTGCACGGTCGGAGTGGTGAGCCTGGTGCTGCTGTTCGTCCACAGCGTGCCGCTGGCGATGGCGGCGCTGGCCGTGCCGGCCGTCTTCGCGGGGGTCTTCCTGTTCCTGGGGCTGTGGCAGCTGCGCTACGAGCGCCGGTTGAACAGGCTCGGCCACCGGCTGGCCAACCAGGCCTTCCAGACGCTGCGCGGCCTGCCCAAGCTCCGCGTGGCGGCGGCCGAGAGCTTCGCGTACGCGGCCTGGGCGCGGGAGTTCGCCCGGACCCGCGACCTCCACCAGCGCATCGGCCGGATACAGAACATCAGCACGGTCCTCGGAGCCGTCCAACTGCCGCTGTGCACGATGGCGGTGTTCGTGCTGCTGGCGGGGCCGGCCCGCGGCTCCCTGTCCGCCGGCGAGTTCCTCACCTTCAGCACCGCGCTGACGATGCTGCTGTCGTCCGTGACACAGCTGACCGGGGCACTCGTCTCGGCCGCGTCGGTGCTGCCGATGTTCGAGCAGATCGCGCCGGTCCTGCGGGAGACCCCTGAGGTGGCCCGCTCCAGTACCGCACCCGGAGAGCTGACGGGCGTCCTCGAAGCGAGGAACCTGTCCTACCGTTATGCGGACGACGGCCCGCTCGTACTCGACGACGTCAGCCTGCGCATCGCACCGGGCGAGTTCGTCGCGATCGTCGGAGCCAGCGGCTGCGGCAAGTCGACGCTGCTGCGGCTGCTCATCGGCTTCGACGAGCCCGCCTCGGGCAGCGTGCTCTACGACGGCCAGGACCTGGCGGCGCTCGACCGGGCGGCCGTGCGCCGCCAGTGCGGAGTGGTCCTGCAGAACGCCCAGCCCCTGTCCGGCTCACTCCTCGACTGCATCCGCGGCGCCGGGTCGTTCACTCTCGAAGAGGTGTGGGAGGCCGCGGCACTGGCGGGCCTCGCGGAGGACGTCAAGGCCATGCCGATGGGCATGCACACCGTCCTGTCCGACGGCGGGGGCACCGTCTCGGGCGGCCAGCGGCAACGGCTGATGATCGCCCAGGCCCTCATCCGCAAGCCGCGCGTCCTGTTCCTCGACGAGGCCACCAGCGCACTGGACAACGAGGCCCAGCGCGTGGTCATCGAGTCCACGCGTGCCCTGCGGACCACCCGCGTCGTGATCGCCCACCGCCTGTCCACGATCATGGATGCCGACCGCGTCATCGCCATGGCGGACGGCCGGATCGTCCAGCAGGGCCCACCGGCCGATCTCCTCGCCGACCCCGACGGCCTCTTCCACAGCCTGGTCCGCCGCCAGCTCCACTGA
- a CDS encoding 5'-nucleotidase, which translates to MRYDLSDRLVIGIASSALFDLADCDAVFREQGEDAYRAHQEAHADDVLAKGVAFPFVRRLLSLNDLAPDPSDPLVEVIILSRNDPDSGLRVMRSIAAHGLPISRAVFRQGRSAHRFMRALNMSLFLSADGSDVRQAVADGLPAGHVLQTARVDDEGDQELRIAFDFDGVLAGDASERIFQDAGIDGFRAHEVLNATTPHDPGPLSEFLAGINRIQRREEERRRADPGYRLRLRVSLVTARDAPAHERAVRSLKRWGLRVNDAFFLGGIDKAAVMSVLDPHIFFDDQVSHLNGTAPATPSVHVPFGVVNTPPGPGPG; encoded by the coding sequence ATGAGGTACGACCTGTCCGACCGCCTGGTGATCGGGATCGCCTCCAGCGCCCTGTTCGACCTGGCCGACTGCGACGCGGTGTTCCGGGAGCAGGGCGAGGACGCCTACCGGGCCCACCAGGAGGCCCACGCGGACGACGTCCTGGCCAAGGGTGTGGCCTTCCCCTTCGTCCGGCGCCTGCTGTCGTTGAACGACCTCGCCCCGGACCCGTCCGACCCGCTGGTCGAGGTCATCATCCTCTCCCGCAACGACCCGGACAGCGGTCTGCGGGTCATGCGCTCCATCGCCGCGCACGGCCTGCCCATCAGCCGGGCCGTCTTCCGCCAGGGCCGGTCGGCACACCGGTTCATGCGGGCCCTGAACATGTCCCTGTTCCTGTCGGCGGACGGGAGCGACGTGCGCCAGGCGGTGGCCGACGGACTGCCCGCGGGGCATGTGCTGCAGACGGCCCGGGTCGACGACGAGGGCGACCAGGAACTCCGTATCGCCTTCGACTTCGACGGCGTGCTGGCGGGCGACGCCTCCGAGCGGATCTTCCAGGACGCCGGCATCGACGGCTTCCGCGCGCACGAGGTCCTCAACGCCACGACCCCGCACGACCCGGGCCCCCTGAGCGAGTTCCTCGCCGGGATCAACCGCATCCAGCGCCGCGAGGAGGAGAGACGCCGCGCGGACCCCGGCTACCGGCTGCGGCTGCGGGTGTCCCTGGTCACCGCCCGGGACGCGCCCGCGCACGAACGCGCCGTCAGGAGCCTCAAGCGGTGGGGGCTGCGGGTCAACGACGCGTTCTTCCTCGGCGGCATCGACAAGGCGGCTGTGATGAGCGTCCTCGATCCGCACATCTTCTTCGACGACCAGGTCTCCCACCTGAACGGCACCGCCCCCGCCACCCCGAGCGTCCACGTACCGTTCGGCGTCGTCAACACCCCTCCGGGGCCGGGGCCCGGGTGA
- a CDS encoding DUF1775 domain-containing protein translates to MSAAPLPREGSATMHASRHHLAYDVVPLRQLPLRRLGLAAVGSVLLLGIAAGPAAAHAGVSASDPRALAENVTLSFTSEAESDTAGITGLRVVLPQGIAPDAVALVEAPEGWNLTATPDGYNVGGAALATGTDAEYSIRVRQLPDAQSLAFKTLESYGDGTVSRWIEVPTDGRKVDNPAPLLKLQPAAPGAKPLAASPSAPEVASSAPSAPAAQPSSPAASAPRPTPDVRQANAAESGGGTGVFAAVVAAVVALGGAGAVWWARRGRPS, encoded by the coding sequence GTGTCCGCAGCTCCCCTGCCCAGAGAGGGTTCCGCCACGATGCACGCCTCGCGCCACCACCTCGCGTACGACGTTGTCCCGCTCCGTCAGCTCCCGCTGCGCCGCCTCGGGCTCGCCGCGGTCGGCTCGGTGCTGCTGCTGGGCATCGCGGCCGGCCCGGCGGCCGCCCACGCCGGGGTCTCCGCCTCCGACCCGCGCGCCCTCGCCGAGAACGTCACTCTGTCCTTCACCTCCGAGGCCGAGTCGGACACCGCGGGCATCACCGGGCTGCGCGTCGTCCTCCCCCAGGGCATCGCTCCCGACGCCGTGGCCCTCGTGGAGGCGCCCGAGGGCTGGAACCTGACCGCCACCCCCGACGGGTACAACGTCGGGGGTGCGGCGCTGGCGACCGGTACCGACGCCGAGTACAGCATCAGGGTGCGCCAACTGCCCGACGCGCAGTCCCTGGCCTTCAAGACGCTGGAGTCGTACGGCGACGGCACGGTCTCGCGGTGGATCGAAGTGCCGACGGACGGCCGGAAGGTGGACAACCCGGCCCCGCTGCTGAAGCTGCAGCCGGCGGCGCCCGGCGCGAAGCCGTTGGCCGCGAGCCCGTCTGCCCCGGAGGTGGCGTCCAGCGCTCCGAGTGCTCCGGCCGCCCAGCCGTCGTCCCCGGCCGCGTCGGCGCCGCGGCCGACCCCGGACGTGCGGCAGGCGAACGCGGCGGAATCGGGTGGCGGCACCGGCGTCTTCGCGGCCGTGGTCGCGGCCGTCGTCGCGCTCGGCGGTGCGGGCGCCGTCTGGTGGGCGCGCCGCGGCCGGCCGTCCTGA